The stretch of DNA GGCGAATTTTCAAACAGATAGCTTTCCGGGCACAGCCGCCTTTTCACCGACAGGTTCGCCATCCCCGCCGGGAAAAGCGAGGGGGCAAGCCCGGCTTGCAGCGCGGCGGGCTGGCCGGTGGGAAGCGGGGTGGTGGCTTCCAGGTCCTGCTGGAATTCGGCCATGAAAGCCCCGGGGTCCGACAGCGCCTGCGCCGCTATCTGCCGCCCCGCGGCGTTCCAGTCTATGGCGGCGGCGGGCGCGCAGGCAAAAGCCGAGGCTGCCGCAAAAACGCGCAGCAGCCGCTCCGCCGCGCGGCATGAGAAAATCGGGCGGGGCAGATTGCGTGTGCGCGGTTCCTGTGTCATTTCAGCACGTTCTCGAACGCCGGCTGCATTTGCGCGTAGGCGGCTGCGGCGATGTCGGGTATTATCACAAGGTCTATGTTGCGGTGTCCGGAATTGAGGTTGTAGCCGGACCAGCCGGTCTTGTCCTGTGTGTCCACGGCGCTCCAGCCGGACTGGCCGCTTACGTTGGCCTTTACGTAAACCAGGGTTTCCAGCGCGGAGTCGCCGTAGAGACCGGTCAGGCTCTGTCCCGAGAGCATATCCCCCGAATGCAGCAGCGAACCTTTGCTGTTTATAAGATAGCTTTCCGTGCCCAGCCAGAGGATGTTGCCGTTGGCGGAGCAGTCCGCGCCTATGCAGTACTGCTGCGCCTGATACGAGTAGAAAGCGGACGGGTCTTCAATATTGGCCGGATTGGCGGTTCCGCTTTTCTGCGCCCAGACCAGGTCGCGTATGACGCTGCCGCCGGAGGATACCGTGCCTTTGTCCGAAACGCCGGAGTTGAAAGTGAGGTTATTTTTGGCCGCCGCGGCGTAATTGGCGAAAAGATTCATCCCGTTGTCCCAGCTTAAGGTGCCGAAAATCAGGTTGCCGCTGTCTTCCAGCCGGCCCGTGGCGGCGTCGTAATTATAACTTCCGCCCACCACAAATCTTTCGCTTATGCCGGTCTGGTTGGCGGCCAGCACCGTGGCCGACACCGCGTGAAGCGAACTGTCCCTGAACGCCATCCCCCAGTCCGACAGGTTCTGGGGCAGTTCTTTGTTGAATGTCATGTACATTGAAAGCGAGTCCAGCCGGTTTGCTGTTTCGTTTCCGTTGTTATTGTAGGCGAAGCAGTTGCCCGTGAAATCCGCGTAATCCGGCCTCTGGACCAGGCTGATGACCTGCATGGAATCCCGCGACGGGCGGAACATCTGCTGTTCCACCCGCGTCAGATTGCCGTGGATGTCTGTCAT from Elusimicrobiales bacterium encodes:
- a CDS encoding FecR domain-containing protein, yielding MRRACFLAVCLAAPPAFADPAQILTVGGKVERRLLEMDAWQPARNSSYLSENGKLRAGADGSAQLEFESGATVWVRPNSLLELEQNQELATRIMLYHGKVKVRLPHLDSATVFEMRMENTVVRGSGAEFVINADDIGRMMLYVVSGDVILSYRVPPRTGKSSFRVSQGLSYEISKPVQQGRLEMLTDEQMRGLLQDWEPNLTSSQRMSDFGMKAVERRRMRAYAAALSANEAAVRSSVSILKERDMAEGRVMTDIHGNLTRVEQQMFRPSRDSMQVISLVQRPDYADFTGNCFAYNNNGNETANRLDSLSMYMTFNKELPQNLSDWGMAFRDSSLHAVSATVLAANQTGISERFVVGGSYNYDAATGRLEDSGNLIFGTLSWDNGMNLFANYAAAAKNNLTFNSGVSDKGTVSSGGSVIRDLVWAQKSGTANPANIEDPSAFYSYQAQQYCIGADCSANGNILWLGTESYLINSKGSLLHSGDMLSGQSLTGLYGDSALETLVYVKANVSGQSGWSAVDTQDKTGWSGYNLNSGHRNIDLVIIPDIAAAAYAQMQPAFENVLK